The genome window CCGACACCGACTTTGCCGAGGCCGCCGCGTGGGTGGCCGAACTTCGTCAGGGTCCCTGATCCGGCCGTCCCGCGGATCTGCTCGGCCGACTAACCTGCTCTGCGTGATCGATCTGCGGGAGCTGCGCGAGGCGCCGGACCGCTACCGCAGGAGCCAGCAGTCGCGGGGCGAGCAGCCGGCCGTTGTCGATCGCCTGCTCGAGGCGGACGAGCAGCGTCGCGCCGCGGTGACCCGCGCCGACGCCCTCCGCGCCGACGCGAACCAGGCGAGCAAGGCCATCCAGTCGGCGAGCGCCGAGGACCGGCCGGCGATGATCGAGCGTGCCAAGCAGCTGAAGGACGAGGTCAAGACCGCGGAGGCCGAACAGAGCGCAGCCGACGAGACGCTACGCGCGGCGGCGTACCTGGTCTCGAACCTCGTGGAGGACGACGCACCGGTCGGCGGCGAGGACGACTCCGTGGTCATCGAGACCGTCGGTGCGGTGCCGGACTATGACTTCGAGGTCCGCGACCACGTCGAGCTCGGCGCGATCCTCGGCGCGATCGACCTCGAACGCGGCGCGAAGGTAAGCGGCGCGCGCTTCTACTTCCTGACCGGCGTCGGCGCGTTGCTCGAGCTGGCCCTGGTCAACCTCGCGATGGAGCAGGCGACTGCCACGGGTTTCATTCCCGTGATCGCTCCCGCGCTGGTGCGGCCGGAGGCGATGGAGGGCACCGGTTATCTCGGCGCGCATGAGCCGGAGGTCTACCGGCTGCGCGACGACGACCTCTACCTGGTGGGGACCAGTGAGGTCGCACTCGCCG of Mycobacteriales bacterium contains these proteins:
- the serS gene encoding serine--tRNA ligase; amino-acid sequence: MIDLRELREAPDRYRRSQQSRGEQPAVVDRLLEADEQRRAAVTRADALRADANQASKAIQSASAEDRPAMIERAKQLKDEVKTAEAEQSAADETLRAAAYLVSNLVEDDAPVGGEDDSVVIETVGAVPDYDFEVRDHVELGAILGAIDLERGAKVSGARFYFLTGVGALLELALVNLAMEQATATGFIPVIAPALVRPEAMEGTGYLGAHEPEVYRLRDDDLYLVGTSEVALAGMHSDEVLDPAVLPRRYAGFSSCFRREAGSYGQDTKGIIRVHWFDKVEMFSFVRPEDARDEHLRLLAWEKEFLAKLELPFRVVDIATADLGASAARKFDCEAWFPSQSRYRELTSTSNCTTFQARRLAIRYRDEDGPTPVATLNGTLCAIARTIACLLEVHQQADGSVRVPLALRPYLGGREIFEPV